The window GCTGTTGCGAGAGACGTGCAAGGAAGACGCCGCCGGCAATCCGCTCGTCGCCGCCTGACCCCTACGTCCATGCTCGATCGCCGCCGCCGCCGCGAAGATCCCTTCGCGTAGCGCTCGCGGGACCCGAGGCGTAGCTGCCGGAACCCGGGGCCTGCCTTGTGCGTTATATACCCATGGGGGTATCTTCGCGGCCGTGACTACTACTCGTGAGGTGACTGTGTCCACGACGTGCGCCCCGGCGGTATATCTGAGGCCGGAAGTCGAGCGCCGCATCCAGAACCGGTTGAAGCGGCTCGAGGGCCAGGTGCGCGGGGTCCAGCGCCTGCTCGCCGCCCATCAATCGTGCGACGATCTGCTGGTGCAGCTCGGGGCCATCAAGCAGGCCATGAATGGCATCATGGTGGAGCTGTTCGAGGGGCATATCGAGACGTGCGTCGCTGAGGACGTGCGGGGGGGGCGTGGCACGAAGGCGCTCGCGAGTCTGAAGGGCGCGCTGGCACACGCGCTGCGGCACGCCTCATGATCCGGCGGGTCTGGGCATCGGCGGGGGGCGCCGTGGCGGCGGCCGCGGCGTCGGCGCTGTGCTGCGCGGGGCCCCTGGTCGCCGTAGCGGTGGGTGTCTCCGGGGCGGGACTCGCCAGCACCTTCGAGCCGCTGCGGCCGTACTTCGTGGGCGCGACGGCGCTCGCGCTCGGCGTCGGCCACTGGAGCCTGCGGAAGGAGGAGCGCAACGCCTGCGAGCCCGGAAAGCCGTGCGCCGATCCTCGCACCCGCCGCATGATGCGCAGGACCGTGTGGCTCGCGACGGTCTTCGCCGCGGTGTTCGCCACGTTCCCTTACTGGTCGCGGTTCGTCCTTTAGCAGGAGGAAGGTTCGATGCTGCAGGCGATGAAGATCGGTTTGGCGTCCGCTGTGGTCGCCCTTTCCGCGGCGCGGCTGTGCCCCTGGTGCGGCGGGTCGCCCGTCGGGGCGGCCACCCTCGCGGCAGCGGAGGTGCAGGCGCCCGACACGGCGGTGGCGCGTGTCGCGATTCAGGGGATGACGTGCGGGAGCTGCGCGACGACGGCGCGCCTGGCGCTTCAGCGCCTAACGGGCGTGTATCACGCGAGAATCTCCTACGACTCGGCCAGCGCGGTGGTGCGGTACGATCCCCGGCGCGTGACGCCGGAGCGAATCGCGCAGCACCTGCGACGGATGACCGGCTAT is drawn from Gemmatimonadales bacterium and contains these coding sequences:
- a CDS encoding heavy metal-associated domain-containing protein; translated protein: MLQAMKIGLASAVVALSAARLCPWCGGSPVGAATLAAAEVQAPDTAVARVAIQGMTCGSCATTARLALQRLTGVYHARISYDSASAVVRYDPRRVTPERIAQHLRRMTGYRATLTAEDSAVGGRQGGG
- a CDS encoding metal-sensing transcriptional repressor, yielding MTTTREVTVSTTCAPAVYLRPEVERRIQNRLKRLEGQVRGVQRLLAAHQSCDDLLVQLGAIKQAMNGIMVELFEGHIETCVAEDVRGGRGTKALASLKGALAHALRHAS
- a CDS encoding mercuric transporter MerT family protein; protein product: MIRRVWASAGGAVAAAAASALCCAGPLVAVAVGVSGAGLASTFEPLRPYFVGATALALGVGHWSLRKEERNACEPGKPCADPRTRRMMRRTVWLATVFAAVFATFPYWSRFVL